The proteins below are encoded in one region of Streptomyces cyanogenus:
- a CDS encoding methylated-DNA--[protein]-cysteine S-methyltransferase — protein sequence MTPQQPAPAPVYCTHLDAPVGRLLLTADADGALTSLSVPGQKGGRIVQEDWRYDPGPFRAAAEQLAAYFAGDLKEFRLPLRATGTAFRQRVWAALDEVPYGATVTYGEIAARIGAPRAAVRAVGGAIGANPLLILRPCHRVIGANGSMTGYAGGLERKVRLLTLEGALP from the coding sequence ATGACCCCCCAGCAGCCGGCCCCTGCCCCTGTCTACTGCACCCATCTGGACGCCCCCGTCGGGCGGCTGCTGCTCACCGCGGACGCGGACGGTGCGCTCACCTCGCTGTCCGTGCCCGGGCAGAAGGGCGGGCGGATCGTCCAGGAGGACTGGCGGTACGACCCGGGGCCGTTCCGTGCCGCCGCCGAGCAGCTCGCCGCCTACTTCGCCGGCGACCTGAAGGAGTTCCGGCTGCCGCTGCGGGCGACCGGGACCGCGTTCCGGCAGCGCGTGTGGGCCGCGCTGGACGAGGTGCCGTACGGCGCCACCGTCACCTACGGGGAGATCGCGGCCCGGATCGGGGCGCCGCGCGCGGCCGTTCGCGCCGTCGGCGGGGCCATCGGCGCCAACCCGCTGCTGATTCTGCGGCCTTGCCACCGGGTGATCGGCGCGAACGGGTCGATGACCGGGTACGCGGGGGGACTTGAGCGCAAGGTCCGGCTGCTCACCCTGGAGGGCGCGCTCCCCTGA
- a CDS encoding GntR family transcriptional regulator, whose amino-acid sequence MKQGVQGSAGAPAAARVPAQQRPSADCEPGRERDAAVPGAARGEHTHGERPAPEPRAAVQRSSVRGQILDALRTALVTGELKPGEVYSAPVLGERFGVSATPVREAMQQLALEGAVEVVPNRGFRVVERGARELAELAEVRALIEVPVMLRLARTVPAERWAELRPLAEETVRAAASGCPATYAEADRAFHRALLALAGNEQLVRIAEDLHRRSQWPPVRRGRAELLADAAQHAALLDALASGDVDGVRGLVGGHFAGAG is encoded by the coding sequence GTGAAGCAGGGCGTGCAGGGCTCCGCGGGCGCGCCGGCCGCCGCCCGGGTGCCGGCGCAGCAGCGCCCGTCCGCCGACTGCGAGCCCGGCCGGGAGCGGGACGCCGCGGTGCCGGGCGCCGCGCGGGGTGAGCACACGCACGGTGAGCGGCCGGCGCCCGAGCCGCGGGCTGCGGTGCAGAGGTCCTCGGTACGCGGGCAGATCCTGGACGCGCTGCGCACGGCGCTGGTCACCGGTGAGCTGAAGCCGGGCGAGGTCTACTCGGCGCCGGTGCTCGGGGAACGCTTCGGCGTCTCGGCCACGCCCGTGCGGGAGGCCATGCAGCAGCTCGCGCTGGAGGGCGCCGTCGAGGTCGTGCCCAACCGCGGCTTCCGGGTGGTCGAGCGCGGGGCGCGGGAGCTGGCCGAGCTTGCGGAGGTGCGCGCGCTCATCGAGGTGCCGGTGATGCTGCGGCTGGCCCGCACGGTGCCGGCCGAGCGGTGGGCCGAGCTGCGGCCGCTCGCCGAGGAGACGGTACGGGCGGCGGCCTCCGGCTGCCCGGCGACGTACGCGGAGGCCGACCGGGCCTTCCACCGGGCCCTGCTCGCCCTGGCGGGCAACGAGCAGCTGGTCCGCATCGCCGAGGACCTGCACCGGCGGTCCCAGTGGCCCCCGGTGCGCCGAGGACGGGCCGAGCTGCTCGCCGACGCGGCGCAACACGCCGCTCTGCTGGACGCGTTGGCTTCGGGCGACGTGGACGGCGTACGCGGGCTCGTGGGCGGGCATTTCGCGGGCGCGGGCTGA
- the rsgA gene encoding ribosome small subunit-dependent GTPase A — MTSTSAVFSALAPYGWDEAWADAFAPYAADGLLPGRVVRVDRGQCDVVTADGVVRADTEFVVPRDPMKVVCTGDWVAVDPGGDPRYVRAYLPRRTAFVRSTSSQRSEGQILAANIDHAVVAVSLAVELDLGRVERFLALAWESGAQPVVVLTKADLVPDPVTLAHLVQDVETSAPGVPVLTVSALHGDGLDVLVALVGSGTSVLLGQSGAGKSTLANALVGADVMDVQAARDVDGKGRHTTTTRNLLALPSGGVLIDTPGLRGVGLFDAETGVGQVFSEIEELAQGCRFHDCAHETEPGCAVRSAVESGELPQRRLESYRKLVRENQWIVAKTDARVRAELKRDWKRKGALGRAAMEAKRGRWA; from the coding sequence TTGACTTCCACCTCTGCTGTGTTCTCCGCACTGGCTCCCTACGGCTGGGACGAGGCCTGGGCCGACGCGTTCGCCCCGTACGCCGCCGACGGACTGCTGCCCGGCCGGGTCGTCCGGGTCGACCGCGGCCAGTGCGACGTCGTCACCGCGGACGGAGTCGTCCGCGCCGACACCGAGTTCGTCGTGCCCCGCGATCCGATGAAGGTCGTGTGCACGGGGGACTGGGTCGCCGTCGACCCCGGCGGCGACCCGCGGTACGTGCGCGCGTACCTGCCGCGCCGCACCGCGTTCGTCCGCTCCACCTCCTCCCAGCGGTCCGAGGGGCAGATCCTCGCCGCCAACATCGACCACGCCGTCGTCGCCGTGTCCCTCGCCGTGGAACTCGACCTCGGCCGCGTCGAACGCTTCCTCGCCCTCGCCTGGGAGTCCGGCGCCCAGCCCGTCGTCGTCCTCACCAAGGCCGACCTCGTGCCGGACCCGGTCACCCTGGCCCACCTCGTGCAGGACGTGGAGACCAGCGCGCCCGGCGTGCCCGTCCTCACCGTCAGCGCCCTGCACGGCGACGGGCTCGACGTGCTCGTCGCCCTCGTCGGCTCCGGTACGAGCGTGCTGCTCGGCCAGTCCGGCGCGGGCAAGTCCACCCTCGCCAACGCGCTCGTAGGTGCCGACGTCATGGACGTGCAGGCGGCCCGGGACGTCGACGGCAAGGGGCGGCACACCACGACCACCCGCAACCTGCTCGCGCTGCCCTCCGGCGGGGTGCTCATCGACACCCCAGGCCTGCGCGGTGTCGGTCTCTTCGACGCGGAGACCGGCGTGGGGCAGGTGTTCTCCGAGATCGAGGAACTGGCGCAGGGGTGCCGGTTCCACGACTGCGCGCACGAGACGGAGCCTGGGTGTGCGGTGCGGTCCGCCGTGGAGAGCGGGGAACTTCCGCAGCGGCGGCTGGAGAGCTACCGGAAGCTGGTGCGGGAGAACCAGTGGATCGTGGCCAAGACCGACGCGCGGGTCCGTGCGGAGCTCAAGCGGGACTGGAAGCGGAAGGGGGCGCTGGGGAGGGCGGCGATGGAGGCGAAGCGGGGTCGCTGGGCATAG
- a CDS encoding ATP-binding protein, translating to MTVGAFSATTGEETDTITEHARRLRRKLGRADLRAVPEARRELRELLRHWGKPGRSEIAELLTSELVTNALVHTDDDAVLTAVVEDGGLRVEVRDFVARRPEPSASATDDDTHGRGLLLVQSLADDWGVRPHEVGKSVWFELDAEAA from the coding sequence ATGACGGTAGGGGCCTTCTCGGCGACAACGGGGGAAGAGACCGACACCATCACGGAGCACGCGCGGCGACTGCGGCGCAAGCTGGGCCGGGCGGACCTCAGGGCGGTGCCCGAGGCCCGCCGGGAGCTGCGCGAACTACTGCGGCACTGGGGCAAACCGGGCCGCTCGGAGATCGCCGAACTGCTCACCAGCGAACTGGTCACCAACGCGCTCGTCCACACCGACGACGACGCCGTCCTCACGGCCGTCGTGGAGGACGGCGGACTGCGCGTCGAGGTACGGGACTTCGTGGCCCGCAGACCCGAACCGAGCGCCTCCGCCACGGACGACGACACCCACGGCCGCGGCCTGCTGCTGGTGCAGTCCCTCGCCGACGACTGGGGCGTACGACCGCACGAGGTGGGCAAGTCGGTCTGGTTCGAACTCGACGCCGAGGCGGCCTGA
- a CDS encoding protein phosphatase 2C domain-containing protein: MNQQGGSPARHEDDWWGQLYDDSTQDTGPTAAPDSLDDRFASARNAVTGRPANTRDPAPAEGTDAEPAQAGAGPAEPAPAQPAPTGPTSAEPAPPQPLPPQPLPPEPSPPEPALPEPSPSRPAPATAAVPPQRTAPDPAPEPARAVAPAPTEPLLPTESAQPGDPRVPGAPAPPAPSLDYVGSGPPTYDPEPTALPLAEPDGLGELVADTVLDGARYGACTLRAVSLRGDSARYRGEPRRDSLLTARFGAGGQALVLVAVATGVRGVPGAHVAAAEACRWIGRAVGHSHQRLVADLRAARRDDLKSGLHRLTDRAFGRLRVSAAEQGLDPEEHTASLRCLLLPADPDCRTRVFFGVGDGGLFRLRDGAWQDIEPRTATDGGTGAPVAGSPPERTPEGDRLTMDLGIPAPPSPFEPAAEPAPQPPREPFRFRASVARPGDALVMCSAGLADPLRGEPALCAYLARRWSGRTPPGLAAFLADAQVRVKGYADDRTAAAVWEA, encoded by the coding sequence ATGAACCAGCAGGGGGGAAGTCCCGCCCGTCACGAGGACGACTGGTGGGGGCAGTTGTACGACGACTCCACCCAGGACACGGGTCCCACGGCAGCGCCCGATTCCCTGGACGACCGCTTCGCCTCGGCGCGGAACGCGGTGACGGGGCGCCCCGCGAACACCCGGGACCCGGCGCCGGCGGAAGGGACAGATGCGGAACCGGCACAGGCGGGAGCGGGCCCGGCGGAACCGGCACCGGCGCAACCGGCGCCGACAGGACCGACCTCGGCGGAACCGGCCCCGCCCCAGCCGCTCCCGCCCCAGCCGCTCCCGCCCGAGCCGTCACCCCCGGAACCCGCGCTCCCGGAGCCCTCGCCCTCGCGACCGGCCCCCGCGACGGCGGCCGTGCCGCCGCAGCGGACCGCGCCGGATCCTGCGCCTGAGCCGGCCCGCGCAGTCGCGCCGGCCCCCACCGAGCCCCTCCTGCCTACCGAGAGCGCCCAACCCGGCGACCCCCGCGTCCCCGGCGCCCCCGCGCCCCCCGCTCCCTCCCTCGACTACGTCGGCTCCGGACCGCCCACCTACGATCCCGAGCCCACCGCGCTGCCCCTGGCCGAGCCGGACGGGCTCGGGGAGCTGGTAGCGGACACCGTGCTGGACGGTGCGCGGTACGGGGCGTGCACGCTGCGGGCCGTGTCGCTGCGCGGGGACTCGGCCCGGTACCGGGGCGAACCGCGCCGGGACTCGCTGCTCACCGCGCGGTTCGGGGCGGGCGGACAGGCGCTGGTGCTCGTCGCCGTGGCGACCGGCGTGCGGGGCGTCCCGGGTGCGCACGTGGCGGCGGCCGAGGCGTGCCGGTGGATCGGACGGGCCGTGGGCCACAGCCACCAGCGACTGGTGGCGGACCTCCGGGCGGCCCGGCGCGACGATCTGAAGTCCGGTCTGCACCGGCTCACGGACCGCGCGTTCGGCAGGCTCCGGGTGAGCGCCGCCGAACAGGGCCTGGACCCCGAGGAGCACACGGCGAGCCTGCGCTGTCTGCTGCTGCCGGCCGACCCGGACTGCCGTACCCGCGTGTTCTTCGGGGTCGGCGACGGCGGCCTGTTCCGGCTGCGGGACGGCGCCTGGCAGGACATCGAGCCACGGACGGCGACCGACGGTGGCACCGGCGCCCCCGTCGCCGGCTCCCCGCCGGAGCGCACCCCCGAGGGCGACCGGCTGACGATGGACCTCGGCATCCCTGCCCCGCCGAGCCCGTTCGAGCCCGCCGCGGAGCCGGCCCCGCAGCCGCCCCGCGAACCCTTCCGGTTCCGGGCCTCGGTAGCCCGCCCGGGTGACGCGCTGGTGATGTGCTCGGCGGGCCTGGCCGACCCGCTGCGCGGCGAGCCCGCCCTCTGCGCCTACCTCGCCCGTCGCTGGTCCGGCCGTACCCCGCCGGGCCTCGCCGCGTTCCTGGCCGACGCCCAGGTGCGGGTGAAGGGCTACGCCGACGACCGTACGGCGGCCGCCGTGTGGGAGGCGTGA
- a CDS encoding GDSL-type esterase/lipase family protein, producing MGRIVRVLAVLLPALLPGLTAPTAAEPAPLPWTGSWESAPSGTAAALPGAAVRNVVHLSVGGAAVRVRLSNRLGTRPLRLGAVTVALRAAGPDAVPGTLHTATFHGAPEVTVPPGADTVTDPVPLSVPARADLLVTVYTPDDSGPATYHRTALQTSYLARAGAGRAADEDGGAYPATTSRWYYVTGVDVRGIAAGSVVAFGDSLTDGNGSTPDTNRRWPDRLARRLSEHRLGVLNAGLAGNRLLRDGTGPSALARLDADALDRAGARVLVVFEGINDIKGTPPASDPAAFADAYRALVVRAHARGIRVVGVTLTPYRGYPAWTAAGEAVRQGVNAFIRTGGVFDAVADADAAVRDPADPERILLAYDPGDHLHFDDAGMAAVADAVHHALRHLLRPAPPGHPDVTVPAGPTAPRLPSAAG from the coding sequence ATGGGCAGGATCGTTCGGGTCCTCGCGGTCCTCCTCCCGGCGCTGCTGCCGGGCCTGACGGCACCGACCGCCGCAGAGCCGGCACCGCTGCCCTGGACCGGCAGCTGGGAGAGCGCCCCCTCCGGAACCGCGGCCGCGCTGCCCGGCGCCGCCGTCCGCAACGTCGTCCACCTCAGCGTCGGCGGTGCCGCCGTCCGTGTCCGGCTCAGCAACCGGCTCGGCACCAGGCCGCTGCGCCTCGGCGCGGTCACCGTCGCGTTGCGGGCGGCCGGCCCCGACGCCGTACCGGGCACACTGCACACCGCCACCTTCCACGGCGCCCCGGAGGTGACCGTCCCGCCGGGCGCGGACACGGTCACCGATCCGGTGCCGCTGTCCGTACCGGCCCGAGCGGACCTGCTCGTCACCGTGTACACGCCGGACGACTCCGGACCCGCGACCTACCACCGCACCGCCCTGCAGACCAGCTATCTGGCCCGGGCCGGCGCCGGCCGGGCCGCCGACGAGGACGGCGGCGCGTACCCGGCGACCACCAGCCGCTGGTACTACGTCACCGGGGTCGACGTGCGCGGGATCGCCGCCGGCAGCGTCGTCGCGTTCGGGGACTCGCTCACCGACGGCAACGGCTCCACCCCCGACACCAACCGCCGCTGGCCCGACCGGCTCGCCCGAAGGCTGTCCGAACACCGGCTCGGCGTGCTGAACGCGGGCCTCGCCGGCAACCGGCTGCTGCGCGACGGCACCGGTCCGAGCGCCCTGGCCCGCCTGGACGCCGACGCCCTGGACCGGGCCGGGGCGCGGGTGCTGGTCGTCTTCGAGGGCATCAACGACATCAAGGGCACCCCGCCGGCGAGCGACCCCGCCGCCTTCGCCGACGCCTACCGCGCCCTGGTGGTCCGCGCCCACGCCCGCGGCATCCGGGTCGTCGGCGTCACCCTCACCCCGTACCGGGGCTACCCCGCGTGGACCGCCGCGGGCGAGGCGGTACGGCAGGGGGTGAACGCCTTCATCCGCACCGGTGGCGTCTTCGACGCGGTCGCCGACGCCGACGCCGCGGTCCGGGACCCGGCCGACCCCGAGCGCATCCTGCTCGCCTACGACCCCGGCGACCACCTGCACTTCGACGACGCCGGCATGGCGGCCGTGGCCGACGCGGTCCACCACGCCCTGCGTCACCTGCTGCGCCCCGCCCCGCCGGGGCACCCCGACGTCACCGTGCCGGCCGGCCCGACCGCACCGCGCCTGCCATCGGCGGCCGGGTGA
- a CDS encoding DNA-3-methyladenine glycosylase 2 family protein, translating into MKDEDSRYEAVRSRDGRFDGVFFFAVETTGIYCRPSCPAVTPKRCNVRFFATAAAAQGSGFRACRRCRPDAVPGSAEWNVRADVVGRAMRLIADGVVDRDGVAGLAARLGYSARQVQRQLTAELGAGPVALARAQRAHTARVLLQTTDLPVTEIAFASGFSSVRQFNDTIREVYAATPTEVRATAPGGRAARLAAAGTGIPLRLAHRGPYQAAAVFDQLAREAVPGVEEVTGAPGARTYRRTLRLPYGTALAAVHERARAPRTGTGTRPGGWLDARLQLTDPRDLTTAVQRLRRLFDLDADPYAVDERLGADPRLAPLVAARPGLRSPGAVDPLEAAVRALTGTPGAEELVRRYGKALDAPQGGLTHLFPEPAVLAEAEPAGPLGALAAALAEGTVRLDPGADRHDAEEALLALPGMDPATVATVRVRALGDPDVAPPGADLPDGWRPWRSYAVRHLCVAGEPVP; encoded by the coding sequence GTGAAGGACGAAGACAGCAGGTACGAGGCGGTGCGGAGCCGGGACGGGCGGTTCGACGGGGTGTTCTTCTTCGCCGTCGAGACCACCGGGATCTACTGCCGGCCCAGCTGCCCGGCCGTCACGCCGAAACGCTGCAACGTGCGGTTCTTCGCGACGGCCGCCGCCGCGCAGGGCTCCGGGTTCCGGGCCTGTCGGCGGTGCCGGCCGGACGCCGTGCCGGGGTCGGCGGAGTGGAACGTGCGCGCGGACGTCGTCGGCCGGGCCATGCGGCTGATCGCCGACGGCGTCGTGGACCGCGACGGCGTCGCCGGGCTCGCCGCGCGGCTCGGCTACAGCGCCCGGCAGGTGCAGCGGCAGCTCACCGCCGAGCTGGGCGCCGGTCCGGTGGCGCTCGCCCGGGCCCAGCGGGCGCACACCGCCCGTGTGCTGCTGCAGACCACCGACCTGCCGGTCACCGAGATCGCGTTCGCCTCCGGGTTCTCCAGCGTGCGGCAGTTCAACGACACGATCCGTGAGGTGTACGCCGCGACACCCACCGAGGTCCGGGCCACCGCCCCCGGGGGCCGGGCCGCCCGCCTGGCCGCCGCCGGCACGGGTATCCCGCTCCGGCTCGCCCACCGCGGCCCCTACCAGGCCGCCGCCGTCTTCGACCAGCTCGCGCGGGAGGCCGTACCCGGCGTCGAAGAGGTGACCGGCGCCCCTGGCGCCCGCACCTACCGGCGCACCCTGCGGCTGCCCTACGGCACGGCCCTCGCCGCCGTCCACGAACGCGCCCGCGCCCCGCGGACCGGCACCGGCACCCGTCCGGGCGGCTGGCTCGACGCCCGGCTGCAGCTCACCGACCCCCGGGACCTCACCACCGCCGTGCAGCGGCTGCGCCGGCTGTTCGACCTGGACGCCGACCCGTACGCCGTCGACGAGCGGCTCGGCGCGGATCCCCGGCTCGCCCCGCTGGTCGCCGCCCGGCCCGGGCTGCGCTCGCCCGGTGCCGTGGACCCGCTGGAGGCCGCCGTACGCGCCCTGACCGGCACGCCAGGCGCCGAGGAACTGGTGCGCCGGTACGGCAAGGCGCTCGATGCGCCCCAAGGCGGCCTCACCCACCTCTTCCCGGAGCCCGCCGTCCTCGCCGAGGCCGAACCCGCCGGCCCGCTGGGCGCGCTCGCCGCCGCCCTCGCCGAGGGCACCGTACGGCTGGACCCGGGTGCCGACCGGCACGATGCCGAGGAGGCGCTGCTCGCGCTGCCCGGGATGGACCCGGCGACCGTCGCCACCGTACGCGTCCGCGCCCTCGGCGATCCCGACGTCGCCCCGCCCGGCGCCGACCTTCCCGACGGCTGGCGGCCCTGGCGGTCGTACGCCGTCCGGCATCTGTGCGTCGCGGGCGAGCCGGTCCCATGA
- a CDS encoding DUF2637 domain-containing protein has translation MRLTDISLNWLLPGAVLLLGMLAAVAVLARGKRSSGENASADDSWERSEERRRRKEAIYGTASYVLLFCCAAVAAALSFHGLVGFGEQNLGLTDGWQYLVPFGLDGAAMFCSVLAVREASHGDAALGSRILVWLFAAAAAWFNWVHAPRGAGHAGAPQFFSGMSLSAAVLFDRALKQTRRAALREQGLVPRPLPQIRIVRWVRAPRETYRAWSLMLLEGVRSLDEAVEEVREDHRQKEQARQRRRDQQRVERARLKAISRGHRGFVGRSAGREVEVQVERGPAPATAEPAIPTAEQLPVPSRPSLQPVPTGADPVTVDLTAEDDTMALPRLDSLERKLKDLEQQFG, from the coding sequence ATGAGACTGACCGACATATCGCTGAACTGGCTGCTTCCGGGCGCCGTACTGCTCCTGGGCATGCTGGCGGCGGTAGCGGTGCTCGCGCGCGGCAAGCGCTCCTCCGGGGAGAACGCGAGCGCGGACGACTCCTGGGAGCGCAGCGAGGAGCGTCGCAGACGCAAGGAGGCCATCTACGGCACGGCCTCCTACGTGCTCCTGTTCTGCTGTGCGGCGGTGGCGGCAGCCCTGTCCTTCCACGGCCTGGTCGGCTTCGGCGAACAGAACCTCGGGCTGACCGACGGCTGGCAGTACCTGGTGCCGTTCGGCCTGGACGGCGCGGCGATGTTCTGCTCCGTCCTCGCGGTGCGCGAGGCGAGCCACGGTGACGCGGCCCTCGGTTCCCGGATACTCGTCTGGCTGTTCGCGGCGGCCGCGGCCTGGTTCAACTGGGTGCACGCACCACGCGGCGCGGGGCACGCCGGTGCACCGCAGTTCTTCTCCGGCATGTCGCTGTCGGCCGCCGTGCTGTTCGACCGCGCGCTGAAGCAGACCCGCCGGGCCGCGCTGCGCGAGCAGGGCCTGGTGCCGCGTCCGCTGCCGCAGATCCGGATAGTGCGCTGGGTGCGGGCTCCCCGCGAGACCTACCGGGCCTGGTCGCTGATGCTCCTGGAGGGAGTGCGCAGCCTCGACGAGGCCGTCGAGGAGGTCCGCGAGGACCATCGGCAGAAGGAGCAGGCCCGACAGCGGCGGCGGGACCAGCAGCGCGTGGAGCGCGCCCGGCTGAAGGCGATCAGCCGGGGCCACCGCGGCTTCGTCGGCCGCAGTGCCGGCCGGGAGGTCGAGGTCCAGGTGGAGCGGGGGCCGGCGCCTGCGACCGCGGAGCCTGCCATACCGACCGCGGAGCAACTGCCCGTACCCTCTCGGCCCTCCCTTCAGCCGGTACCCACCGGGGCTGATCCGGTGACCGTCGACCTCACCGCCGAGGACGACACCATGGCCCTGCCGCGCCTGGACTCCCTGGAGCGCAAGCTCAAGGACCTGGAGCAGCAGTTCGGCTGA
- a CDS encoding (2Fe-2S)-binding protein: MPAAASPLTAAYDRLAAAFPGLTVTELGPAEEAPAGAGWVAAAGLAAGGAALGAFLAWDAAQVVRDHGHPARPDVVASFGLHRYAWPACLLITVPWFLHRRVPRLPVTHVSYDRTAGRMAVRRPVSVACLPGDPAAAVPGTVVVADEEALRAEVRAAVAEHLEPVLAAFGPRMRRRGRALWGMATDEVVEGLWYVARLWGEEEAERAVRELGLLLPGATLPYAGSAGFRTLTGPDGTPLRSRDRASCCMFYTVRPEDTCATCPRTCDRDRITKAASLAVA, encoded by the coding sequence ATGCCCGCTGCGGCCTCGCCGCTCACCGCCGCGTACGACCGCCTCGCCGCGGCCTTCCCGGGGCTGACCGTGACCGAGCTGGGCCCGGCCGAGGAGGCACCGGCGGGCGCGGGCTGGGTGGCCGCCGCCGGGCTCGCGGCGGGCGGCGCGGCGCTGGGCGCCTTCCTGGCCTGGGACGCCGCCCAGGTGGTGCGGGACCACGGCCACCCGGCCCGCCCGGACGTCGTCGCGAGCTTCGGCCTGCACCGCTACGCCTGGCCCGCCTGCCTGCTGATCACCGTTCCGTGGTTCCTGCACCGCCGGGTGCCCCGGCTGCCCGTGACCCACGTCTCCTACGACCGCACCGCCGGCCGGATGGCCGTACGCCGCCCCGTCTCCGTGGCGTGCCTGCCGGGCGACCCGGCCGCCGCGGTGCCGGGCACGGTCGTCGTGGCGGACGAGGAGGCGCTGCGGGCGGAGGTGCGGGCGGCCGTGGCCGAGCACCTGGAACCGGTGCTCGCCGCCTTCGGGCCGCGGATGCGGCGGCGCGGACGCGCACTGTGGGGCATGGCGACCGACGAGGTCGTGGAGGGCCTGTGGTACGTCGCCCGGCTGTGGGGCGAGGAGGAGGCGGAGCGGGCCGTGCGCGAGCTGGGCCTGCTGCTGCCGGGGGCGACCCTGCCGTACGCCGGTTCCGCCGGGTTCCGTACGCTGACCGGGCCGGACGGCACGCCGCTGCGCAGCCGGGACCGGGCGAGCTGCTGCATGTTCTACACCGTCCGCCCGGAGGACACCTGCGCCACCTGCCCGCGCACCTGCGACCGCGATCGGATCACCAAAGCAGCGTCGCTCGCGGTTGCTTGA